The region TCAGGACCCTTTCGCTTCTTGCCACCGCCATCACCACCTGAGCCACTTCCTCCTGCAGCGCTGCCCCGCCCAGAACTTGTTCTTGGTGGTATTGGCTCAGGTATGTCTTTCTTCGCCTCAACCTCTTCAGCTTTTTGTTGCTCCTTCACCTTCTTTGCCTCATCTGATTCGTCCTCTTCTTTAGCCTCCTCCAATGGCTCCGGCGTTGCCTTTGGGTCCTTTTCCTTCCGTCTACTCAGCGATGTGGAAAAGGTACGGTACGCGAATAGTGCGGCGGGCGGCGAAGGGCATTGAAGGTGTGGTCGGGCGACCAAAGATGCTGTACATTGGGCAGGAAGATATCGCGACGACGCCCTCGTCGTGATGGTCCTAGAACTCGAGCGTGAAGCATGGCGTAGAGCTGCCCGCCACGGTAAGTTTTGCCCGTGAAACATGGCGATATTGGTATTACGCAGGCTCCGAAGACGGCAATACTATACAAAGAATGGAATGAGCGAGCGTAGAAGACGAAGCACTCGGAAATTGAGCGCAAAATCTAATGCGAGGCTGCCAGCATGTACAATGAAGAAAAGACGTGTGTTATGGTGGCGGCGTGTGCATTGCTCAGCAACTTCGGGAATCTCGACATCATCATCCGTCCAAGCTCCTCCGATAGCCCCGATGGCGAAACCTCGGCACGCGACACGCCCCTCTACGTCTAAACACGCTTCATCTGATCTGCGACGTTTTTTCACGTGTATGTGAACGATTCACATCTTTCTAATGTTCTGTTCCCATTAGTCTTCCATCTTCGCTTTGCCGCCTACATCTACTTGTAGCTCGTCTTCCACGATGATTTTGAACGACTGTAGCCGACAGCTCCGACATTGTGGAACATTCTCGAACTCGATCCTCCGATGTACCTACTGTATAATGCAATATTGCCAAGAACGACCGAGTTCACGACAGATCCGGATCTGAACACATATGTGGCGACCGTTACTACATGTACGATGGTCGGGCGGAGTATGTAAAAGGCTTGGCGTCACGTGTATACAGCCTCACTTCTACCATATGTACATTGATGTGGGTATGCAGTCCTGCAACAGTAGAAAGTCCAAGCAACCAAATGTGAAAAACAATGGCTATGAAGAGAATAAGAGAACCAAATGATGGGAACACCAAAACGACATTGCGATAATCAGCCATCTCATGTACTGGATCACCGAACCGCATGCAAACACTAAAACTTTCTATGGGTATAATATTCTCATTTCTATTTTCTAACTACACAACACCTATAACTATCTATGGCCCATCTCCCTCTACCCCATCACGCCGTCCCTTTGCTATCCTACATCACATCCGAAAATACCCAACAAGTCCGAGAAACAACTAAACACAAAGATGACATTAGAACGCAATAGCCTTCATGCCACGCTTAGCTGGCATAAGCCCCCGGTGAGGATGTCTGCGTAGGCGTGCAGCAGTCAAGAAGCCTGCGGGAAGGGAAATTGTGGCTTCGCCTGCGCCGGCAGGCATCGGAGGGGCAGGCGCGCCATTGGCCTCTTCAGCGGCGACCGGTGGTGCGGGTTTCTCTTCGGCAGGAGCTGGCTTCTCAGCTGGAGGAGCAGGTTTCTCTTCAGCCGGGGGAGCGGGCTTCTCAGCCGGAGCAGGTTTCTCGGCAGGAGGAGCGGGCTTTTCAGCGGGAGGGGCAGGCTTCTCAGTAGGAGGAGGGGCGGGCTTCTCTTCAGCTGGTGGGGGTGGTGGAAGCGTAGCAGCGGCAGGAGGCATGGCGGGAGTCTCGGCAGGAGCAGCAGGTGTCTCGGCAGCAGCAGGACTCTCAGTGGCGGCAGGACTCTCAGCGGCGGCAGGACTCTCGGCAGCAGCAGGTGTCTCGACAGCGGCAGGACTCTCAGCGGGAGGAGCAGTCATTTCAGCCATTGCTGAGGCTGTCTTGTTTGCAAGAGCCGCACCCATCACGAGCGAGAAACTCTCAGTCACTGTAGCAGCCGGTGGTGCCGCTTGAGGCATTGACATGTTGGCGGCAGCGGCAGGTGTCTCAGCAGCGGCAGGAGGCATCTCAGCTGGAGGCATTGATGCGGGAGGAGCCATCTCCGCTGGTGGCATTGCCGCGGGAGGTGCAGGCATGTGAGCAGGAGGAGCAGGCTTCTCTGCCGAAGGAGGCATGTGAGCAGGAGGAGCAGGCTTCTCTGCCGGAGGAGGCATGTGAGCAGGAGGAGCGGGTACCTCCGCCGGAGCAGGCATGTGAGCAGGGGGAGCAGGCTTCTCCGCTGGTGGCATTGCCGCAGGTGGAGGCATGTGAGCAGGAGGAGCGGGTATCTCCGCCGGAGCAGGCATGTGAGCAGGGGGAGCAGGCTTCTCCGCTGGTGGCATTGCCGCAGGTGGAGGCATGTGAGCAGGAGGAGCTGGCATCTCTGCTGGAGGCGGCGGAGGCATGTGAGCAGGCATTCCAGCGGGAGCAGCTGGTGGTGGCATCTCTGCCggtggtggaggaggaggaggcaTGGCAGCGGCCGGAGGAGGTGTATGGGCAGGCATGCCAGCAGGAGCAGCGGCCGGTGCCGGGGTTTCTGGAGAAACAGTAATGGTCTGTTGAGGAACCGGAACTTCCTCAGCCGGAGGCATTTCAGCGGCCGGGGTCATCGCAGCTGGAGTCTGCTCAGCGGCGATGCTGGCCATTTCCTTCGAGACGTGCATAGCTTCCATGGCGTCGGCAGATGCCTTGTGAGCTGCGTCCTTGGCCTTTTCCGATGCAACATGCATGGCCTCCATGGCATCCGCTGATGCCTTGTGGGCTGCGTCTGCGGCCTGGGCTTTTGCTATGTGCTCTGCCTCCATCTTTGCTGCAGCTTCTTGAGCGGCTTTATCTTTTGCCTGGGAATTGGCTATATGCTCGGCCTCCATCTTCTTAGCAGCTTCTTGAGCGGCTTTATCTTTTGCCTGGGCATTTGCTATATGTTCTGCCTCCATCTTCTTAGCAGCTTCTTGAGCAGCTTTATCTTTTGCCTGTGCTGCAGCTACATGCTCTGCTTCCATCTTTGCTGCAGCTTCTTGAGCAGCTTTATCCTTTGCCTGTGCCGCAGCTACATGCATCGATTCCATGGCGTCTGCGGCTGCTTTGGCCGCATCGGGAGCTGGAGCAGGTGGTGCTGCGGCCGCTGCTTCGTGTGCTGGCGCAGCCATGGGTTCAGTCCGTAGAAAAAGAGGATCATTCCTAGGAAGAGGGCCGGCAGCAACCATGGCCGCCGACAAAAGGGTAAGGAGTGGGTATATGGTCTTCATCGTGACTGAGGTTATTCGTAAGAAGAGACTAAGACGGAATCGTACGAGTTAAAAGTCGAATAAAAAGAATGTAAAAAGAGCACAGCTCAATGAATTAAATTAGCGCTCGGCACTTTGGAGAAAAGAAGGTAGTTGATGGAAAAGAGCTTCGGCTGGATGAAAGAAAGGTAGAGATCTGAACGGTTCGGGCCTTCGCGATATATGTATTTGACTCCATTCCGGGGGCGCATAGCGAAGGGTCAGAACATGGCCCGAAAAGGAAACGGCATATGGAGCCGGCTGCCACTTGGGTACGTTCGACGGGGCTTCCCGGCGTCATTCTCAACAAAGCTATGATGCCTTGAGGCGTTTAGGCGTCTAGGCAGGGTGACGACGACACGATCTCCCCCCTTCTTTTCCACACTTACCATGGTCACTCCTCCATTAGACAGTCTGACAGTACTTGGCACGAACGTGTCCAAGCCACATCCATGGGCCTGATCAGGTACAAAGACCAATGAGAGATGCTAAACAGCAAGAAATAGCTGGCCAGGCTCGATCCGCCAGTGGAGATCTTGGCGTGACAGTTACTGTCAGAGACGATGTAGCATGTCAGGCTGCAGGAGTATTGCAATGCTGAGGCTGGCCTTGTCGATGTTGTGATCGCATATGCGTGTTAGGGATGTGAAGCGAGTAAGGTTTCAACCGCCCGGATAGGAAAGTCAACCAGGTTTTCTGGGGGCCTGGAGCCTCAGGCACAAGCCACAATCCAGATCCGAGGCTGGGATGATGTAAGAATCGTGTGGAAATGCCTGTGGTTCTTCAAGGTCAGGTACGCGTTCACGAATCGTGCGATGGGAGCCTGCTTGGTTTCATCGCTTGGTCGGCTGCGACAACATCCGAGGTAGAGAAGTGAGTCGCAAGCTGGGAAACATGCTTTCTCTTGGTGAGTAACAACGGGATGACATGGAGGGCTGCCAATGTCGAGAAGAATCCTGGTAGTCGTGGGGCAGCTGCCGTCCTATCCGGAAACGCTTTCGGGCTGGGTCCTGTTTACTTCCATGCGACAACGATAGCGAGAGATCAATGTATCGAAAATTGACACTGACAGACGTGACGGTGGAAGTGGATATCGCAATGCTGTCTCCAAATGTGCGAGTGAACCTGCTCGGGTAGAACGGAGTGTGGACGGGGGAGATCTTCTTTCCGAGCGCACGGGCCTTCAAAGGAGAAGCACCCTGAACAAGAACACGACCTTGGAACTTTCATGCGCTCTACAAAATATTGCCTTAACGAATCCCCATTATTACTTGTACATATCCAAAATCGCATCCTTCTCACCAACTCGCAAAACAAACGATAGACCGGGTATCTCGTAAGGCACGATCCTTACGAACATCAAACACGCTGAAGGTTGTGGAAATTACTGACAGTCAGTAAGGCGTTGTATACCGCGTGCGATTTGTTTTCTTCTGGGATTCTAAATGTTGCATACACATGTCTCTGTAGAATGAGGTAACATTACTCACAAAGTAGGCAGTCGACATGAAGAGTGTGACTGGCTAGCCTCGGATATCTCTTGTGAACAAGTTTCTACCCTGCTCCATGGTTTCACTGACTGTTAGACACCCTAGTTCTCTTTCTGAAAAAAGACTGATCGACAGTGGCTGTGTACATTTATAATAGCCCTCTTGTTGATCTTAGGCAAGGAGGTGCTTCTGTTAGGTTCTGACGTATTGAGTGCTGGCCTCAGCAAAGTCCGCAACTTGTGACTCATCTGGATATGATCTGGGATTATGCTGATATTGTGGATTGGTAGAGTTCATTGACAAGGTAAACACCGACTCAAGAGCTATGCTGCTTGCCGGAGGTATGGTTAGAAAGAGGGGTTGCTGTCATGACGACCGCATGACCTGAACGACTGGGTGGTGATCTCAAGTATTCCTGGAGATTGCCAATTTGGTGATGTGTAATGTCCTTAGAAGCTTTCGGTCTCGATATGATGTCTACCAGGTGATTCAGACAAATTCTAACATCTGTTCGTTTTTCTCGGTCAAGTTCTTGTTCTCGAACAGCTCGTTATCCATCAATCCAGCGATGAAACTATGTCCGACTACTTCGTACGATTGGCCGAACGATCGTATCACAGTAGGATGATCGCAGCCCCTAACTAAACATATGCTATCACCTACTGACGCATCTCGCGTCGCAAGGCCAATGTAGCCTTGTCGAGTCACAATCAAGGACTGCTCAAACAATTTTGACAGCTGTTTTTTGAAAGGAATATCATGATATGATGCAATATCAACACGCCATTCTACATCCGCTAAGAATTCGACTGATAGCTTGAGACACCCCCAAAAAGCTGCCATGCGTTGCTGTGCTGTCATGTTCAAGAAGGAGTTGTGGTCCTTAGCTCCCCTGTACGGCTCGATCAAGTGATCGATAGCTCCAGTGTACTTTGCAAATAAGAGGCTTAGTAAGATCTTGTCGGGTAGAGGCTCTAAAGACTCAAAGAGATTCTCAAGCCCATGCTGTTTGAGAAAATCATCATACCGTGGATGGCTCATTACGGAGCTATCGTGCTGCGGGTGATGGTTTTCTGCGCCCATCTTCAATACCCAATGCAAAAAGCTTCGTATCTTGAGGAGTGATGTGGGAGCCAAAAAGTCACGTTGTTCTCTAAAGTCAAAGATGTTACGGCAAAATGCCTGCAGGAAAGATATCCCCGCAGGGTTTGTTGTTCCAATATTGTTCTGTAGGAAGGTCCAGGCAATTATGGAGTTAGCCGTGAGGCTGTCTTTCGAATTATCAAATGGGGTCACCGTTTTGACAGTGTCGATGATCCACCCGTACGTCTGGAGGATTCCAGGGTTACTTGTAAAGGCGATCTTCGCCTTATACCATAGAACGTATGAATCGGCTGCATTGTAATATGCCGTAAACTCGGTACTGCAAAAATCAGGGGTCCACGAGGGAAGACAACGCAATAGTTGAGTATCATGACCCCTTGGTTTACATCGAAGGTAAAGATGCccatcttcctcagccgTGACGCGGACAAATACCCCGAAGACCAAAGCAACCGGTTTTTCATAGTCAATGGTAATACATCGATATCACGTATATGATCCTATAGCCCCATAGATGTTGTCGTGAGGAAGTGTCGCTTTGCAGCCACTGAACGCGGCCAACACGGAAGCAAGGTTACTCCGATGCCACCAGATCGCAGCCACTATCCCTGGTATTCGTGATAGATCTTCAAACATCGGAACTTTAGCATCGGAGCTGGAAAGGGTCGCCTATTCGATATCCATATTTATCAGAGATGTCAGCCAAACCAAAACATCCCTAAGTGACAAGGAGGACTTTCCACAAAGCAGCAAGACTTTAGGTGGAAGTAGAAGCTCTTGTTGAATCCATATCCGCTGCCAGTAAGGTCGGCACACGAAATGATCAATGTCTTCCCAAAGAGCCTCAGATACACTCAGGGCACCAGTGCGATAGCTTTCGAAGATACTCTTTCTAGCTTTTTGACCCAGGTGGCTCTCTACATATTCCAGGACCTCTTCGAAGAAGTTATCCATTTCCTCAATTTGGCTCCCGAAGTGACTGCTGACCTCAGACATGTGTTGGAAGACAGCCTCGACCGTTCCATCGGTATCTTCACCGAGCCATGCGTAGACTAATCGTGCCTTAGAGTAGAGCTCTCTCATTCTGGTAACCTGAGCGTTTCTTTCATATACATCGCTTTGATTGATACATAAGGCATCCACCCATATGATGACTGTCTCATGGACTTCACGAATGCGCCGCAACGCCGCCTCAAGGTTGACAGTAACTTGAACCTCAATGTCATTGACGAAAATAGGCTTTGTGATAGTGGGATCACCCCAAACGTATGACAATGCCGTATACGATGGTACCTCGGCCAGGTTGGCTGTGAAAAGGCGACACGTGATAGCGCTATCCGGGTCTGCATTGGGTGCTAGGGAGAGCAGTCGGAATTCGTCCTTTGTTTCATCCAGCAGCTTGTAGAGTAAGCCATTCTCCCTTCTATCGTAGCGAAAGGAGTCGTGACTGGACTCTTTTCGTAGCATTTAGGAGCCGAGGTTTCAGGTTACTCGTTTTCCCAATGGGACGCTTGTACCATGGAACCAGACTCCTGTCCATGTCGTAGATTTTGATGGTGTAATCAAGTGTGTGTAGGCTCCAGGGTTCTTTGAGCTCGTGAAGCGGGGGCATCAGGTGTGTATGCTTTGGCTGCCGCCTAGGCGTATCGGTGCCATTGGCCAGATTGTGCCTCGGGCAAAAGCCACACGTATCCAAATTGTTATAACTATGCGCATTTCGCAAGCTCTAGAGTCAAGTTCTGCAATTTTTCTGCGTGACATCCAGTTCCATTGACAGTAGGAATACGCTTACGCAAATTTGCAATGCTGCTTGACTGGTCACCTGTCTCTTTCTCCAGCCAGACGGGCCTGCGAAGCTATCCCCGTTACAGCGACATGTACAGCCTAAGCTCAGTACGGCAGCTCTTACTTTGGTATGCTGTCAGTTTAGCATGCCGTTAAGAAGGTCGATAGACTGCGTATTGGCTGCCTAATCAACCGGAATATTGGTGCGCTGCCATTGGACGTACTCGCAGGATTTCATTGTGTGGCGTAGCTGTGTCCATAGTCCTATTGCAGGTACGCTAAGCTTTATCGATTCGATGCTGACGTGATGATGGCACTGCAGGCAACATATATGTCTCAAGATATAGCGAGACTTTTCCGAAGTTTTAGTAGCTCGGAATCCTATCGTCAGCAGTCGCATTCTCTGGATTAAGCATCGCCCAGCCCGAGATCCAAGACTGAGCAATGCTTACTTTGCTCGTGCTGTCGGGACATGCGCAtacagccagcccggcgagtttttccgggccggaagcttggaccactagttagaccaagcttcccgcttagctcgcaaccgtacatatggagatctctccatccagctcttgctcactactaatcaaatactatacactttgttcgttgcaacgactgctagtattcgacacctttgccgtgtcaacacGTGCCGTAAGGACAACTGTCTTTACAGCATATGTGAGGTGTTTTGGACGTGAAGATGGTAACAATTAGTTGGTGTGGCGTCGGGCAGGCGCGGTTTGGCTAGCGAGTTTGACTCGTCTCGCCTTACACTCCCAGAACCTTGCTTCAACGCTCATCCACCTCCATCCTGTGCACGAAAAAAAAACTCAAATCAGTAGTACAAAGCGCACGTTGTTCAGCTTGAGACATTTCGTCAGCAAACAGTGGCTAGCCAAGGATAACCCAGTGCTCCTGTTAGCGTTCGGGCCTTTGCAGGGCCGGCGTTACAGCAATAGTGCTGTTGACATCATTTTCGGACAACACGGCACTCCAGACTATTGATTTGTTCGTTACATTGCACCCCCTCTAGGGATACGGACGTGATGATGAAGGTTGCGAGACATCGTTGCACCATAGGTTGCCTGGGGCGGCGATCTTCGGTGGGCCAAAATAATCATGGGCGCACAGTGCTGCGGCTGAAGGGTGACGAGGGAGGTTGGCCCTAGCCACATTGACATCACGGCAGCAGGCATCTAGCACCGAGGGGAAGGAAATACTTATACAAGCGCCGAGTGCACCACCGTGAAGACATTTATCCAACGACATCATTCTACATTTACTACACAACCCATTTTTACCAATCTATTCAGTCGTTGACCTAATACATATCAACCCCTCATCACCGACCATGTATACCTCAACCACCTTTCTGATCGCAGCAATCTCCTCGCTAGCATCAGCCCTACCCACATCAAACATCGTACCTCGGGCAGGCGGACCGGCTATCACGCCCATCCCTTCAACCTGCGCCGTCACAAGCCCCATGCCAGCGTCGAACGCATCATACATGCCTGCGCCAGCTACCAAATCCGACATCCTATACAGCGCATACTATTCCGCCTTCTCCTCCAACACAACCGCAATGGCCCAACAATGTCTCGAGCAATGTTACGGCTACGGGTACCACGTTGAGTGCAAAACGGCATACTGGGCACAGAACGTCGCTGTGCCCGCGGGATACTATGGCACAGCTGGCGGACAACTGGAGACGGCTTGTTTGATGTTCAACAGAGCGTTGACAAGCGACGACTTTGTAGTTGCACCAGAAGGCCAGGGCACTGATGCCGTTGCTCGAAATATCGTATGCTGAGCACGTTGCGTATGTTTATGGCGTTCAAAACGGACAGATGAATTAACGAAAACGGCATTTTGTGGATACCGGGGTTAAGGAGGCGGGGGTTATACGGCGCGGGTTTAATGAGGGTAATTCACCGACATAGCAGATGACGGGTAGCTTTGTACAGCCTTGTTTCTCTCTGCTCAAAATAATTTGCGTCATGAATTTGGACGAGACGATAGAATAATACTACACCTATAATCTTGAACAATGTCTTACTTTTCATCTTCTCTTCGTCACCGCAGTCCTCATACTCGTATTTATCCATCTGTCCATTCCTTTCACATATACACCTCCATACCAGCAACTCCAATCCAAGGCCACCTCCTACTAAATCCACAACCCTGTATTCTCCGTCTCCTCTGTCCAACCCCCGCCATACGCCACGATACCGTCACATCACCCATCATCCGAACTATCACTTCACCAACAAAAACACCTCGCTCAAACGTTCCACCGAGACGATATCGCTCGCGCCATCTCTGTCCCGCCAGCAAAAAAGAATCTATCTTTAGCTCCCTTTGTATCATCTCAGTCTGCGAGCGGAAACGATACGGATTCTGTACACACAGTTACCTAGCGTAGCGGTCTCCAACAAGGTGACTTATGTAACTACTACTTAGCTAGTATTTTGCCCTAAAAGAGCCAGGCGAACGAGAAGCCTAACTATCTCTTTACATGGTCATTATAAATCCCCCTTAATTCTCGTATAACTATGTAGTACGCAGTAACAGGTGAACAGCGGTATACAATACTTGAT is a window of Pyrenophora tritici-repentis strain M4 chromosome 2, whole genome shotgun sequence DNA encoding:
- a CDS encoding FimV, Tfp pilus assembly protein FimV, translated to MKTIYPLLTLLSAAMVAAGPLPRNDPLFLRTEPMAAPAHEAAAAAPPAPAPDAAKAAADAMESMHVAAAQAKDKAAQEAAAKMEAEHVAAAQAKDKAAQEAAKKMEAEHIANAQAKDKAAQEAAKKMEAEHIANSQAKDKAAQEAAAKMEAEHIAKAQAADAAHKASADAMEAMHVASEKAKDAAHKASADAMEAMHVSKEMASIAAEQTPAAMTPAAEMPPAEEVPVPQQTITVSPETPAPAAAPAGMPAHTPPPAAAMPPPPPPPAEMPPPAAPAGMPAHMPPPPPAEMPAPPAHMPPPAAMPPAEKPAPPAHMPAPAEIPAPPAHMPPPAAMPPAEKPAPPAHMPAPAEVPAPPAHMPPPAEKPAPPAHMPPSAEKPAPPAHMPAPPAAMPPAEMAPPASMPPAEMPPAAAETPAAAANMSMPQAAPPAATVTESFSLVMGAALANKTASAMAEMTAPPAESPAAVETPAAAESPAAAESPAATESPAAAETPAAPAETPAMPPAAATLPPPPPAEEKPAPPPTEKPAPPAEKPAPPAEKPAPAEKPAPPAEEKPAPPAEKPAPAEEKPAPPVAAEEANGAPAPPMPAGAGEATISLPAGFLTAARLRRHPHRGLMPAKRGMKAIAF